The Vibrio kanaloae genome has a window encoding:
- a CDS encoding SPOR domain-containing protein: MKLTMNAVRCVVSENYRMGLIAVSLLVSSQVNAESVLCDATQASTNQLPQLEQSCPIGKGVWGKKAPKRHSENELFWVQCGLLNEPLSLGRAKPLYEKISTNVWMKPESGDYRCLIGPYSTFSDARKDLAQVRKVPGYGEAFIRMVDKSKTSSQPIVAKAAQSKAVKPATPAKPKPAAKPAPKPVVATQAATNVAAIQAFPSSGTSPDNDLDIEIRVTANVAGSKYAIPYLVDHKQQFYMEQGKPWSRLDFGSAELVCKQIGMKLMSDQQWQSILGSSVMENQNWPMHLPYWGADKKGLFTNGNVNQLKGSSLLNVMCVK, translated from the coding sequence ATGAAGTTGACAATGAATGCTGTACGCTGTGTTGTGAGTGAAAATTATCGTATGGGGCTTATCGCGGTATCCCTTTTAGTATCGAGCCAGGTTAATGCGGAATCGGTCCTATGTGATGCGACTCAAGCCAGTACTAATCAATTACCACAGTTAGAACAATCATGTCCTATCGGTAAGGGTGTGTGGGGAAAAAAAGCCCCTAAACGTCATTCAGAAAACGAGTTGTTTTGGGTTCAATGTGGCTTGTTAAATGAGCCTTTATCATTAGGCAGAGCGAAACCTCTTTATGAAAAAATTTCGACTAACGTTTGGATGAAGCCAGAAAGTGGCGACTATCGTTGCTTAATTGGCCCATACTCTACCTTCTCTGATGCGAGAAAAGACCTAGCTCAGGTGCGTAAGGTCCCTGGTTACGGTGAAGCTTTTATTCGCATGGTCGATAAGTCGAAAACCTCATCACAACCTATCGTTGCGAAAGCGGCACAATCAAAAGCGGTTAAGCCTGCAACTCCGGCAAAGCCAAAACCAGCAGCTAAGCCAGCACCGAAACCTGTGGTTGCAACTCAAGCGGCAACGAATGTCGCTGCAATTCAAGCTTTCCCAAGCAGTGGCACAAGCCCTGACAATGACCTTGATATCGAAATCCGAGTGACAGCAAACGTTGCGGGTAGCAAATATGCCATTCCTTATTTAGTTGATCATAAGCAACAGTTTTACATGGAACAAGGTAAACCTTGGAGCCGTTTAGATTTTGGAAGTGCTGAGCTAGTGTGTAAGCAAATTGGCATGAAATTGATGAGTGATCAGCAATGGCAGAGCATTCTTGGTTCATCGGTTATGGAAAACCAGAATTGGCCAATGCATCTACCTTATTGGGGCGCAGATAAGAAAGGTCTGTTTACTAACGGGAACGTGAATCAGCTAAAAGGTTCTTCACTGCTAAACGTGATGTGCGTTAAGTGA
- a CDS encoding ABC transporter permease — translation MEHTTTAPSRWERFKQSDILYYFLRDKVAMFSFAVFAAFLVMALAAPILAPMDPYDVTSIDIMDSELPPSWMEDGEERFLLGTDEQGRDILSTMLYGSRLSLTIGFLAVGLQLTLGIIIGLSAGYFGGRIDSFLMRFADVQLSFSTMMVAIIVSAIFKASFGSDFYAQYAVVMLVVIIGIAEWPQYARTIRASVLAEKKKEYVEAARVMGFRAPRIMFRHILPNCLSPILVISTVQVANAIMSEAALSFLGLGLPVDQPSLGALISTGFNYIFSGAWWITAFPGVLLVTLVLVINLLGDWLRDVFNPKIYKG, via the coding sequence ATGGAACACACAACAACAGCTCCATCTCGTTGGGAGCGATTCAAGCAGTCAGACATTCTGTACTACTTCTTGCGCGACAAAGTTGCAATGTTCAGCTTTGCGGTCTTTGCAGCTTTCCTAGTGATGGCTCTAGCGGCGCCGATTTTAGCGCCAATGGATCCATATGACGTGACCTCAATCGACATCATGGATTCTGAGTTACCACCATCTTGGATGGAAGACGGCGAAGAGCGTTTCTTATTGGGCACCGATGAGCAAGGTCGTGACATTCTATCGACCATGCTTTACGGCTCGCGTCTTTCATTGACGATTGGTTTCTTAGCGGTTGGCCTTCAGCTAACACTCGGTATCATCATTGGTCTTTCTGCGGGTTACTTCGGTGGTCGTATCGATAGCTTCCTGATGCGTTTTGCTGATGTTCAGCTTTCGTTCTCAACCATGATGGTCGCGATCATTGTCTCGGCTATCTTTAAGGCAAGTTTCGGTAGTGACTTCTATGCACAATATGCGGTTGTAATGCTAGTGGTGATCATTGGTATTGCTGAATGGCCTCAGTATGCACGAACCATTCGAGCATCAGTATTGGCAGAGAAGAAGAAAGAGTACGTAGAGGCGGCGCGTGTGATGGGCTTCAGAGCACCTCGCATCATGTTCCGTCATATTCTACCGAACTGTTTATCACCGATCTTGGTTATCTCTACGGTACAGGTGGCAAATGCCATTATGTCAGAAGCGGCACTTTCTTTCCTAGGCTTAGGCCTTCCGGTAGACCAACCGTCACTGGGTGCTCTGATCAGTACTGGTTTTAACTATATCTTCTCAGGAGCATGGTGGATCACAGCATTCCCAGGTGTGCTTTTGGTAACATTAGTTCTAGTAATTAACTTATTGGGTGACTGGTTACGTGATGTGTTTAACCCTAAAATTTATAAAGGGTGA
- a CDS encoding ABC transporter permease → MVTFLVKRLFQALIVMFVISLVAFAIQDNLGDPLRELVGQSVSESERQALRDELGLNDPFVTKYTRFIGAALQGDLGTSYFFKRPAVDVILDKLVATLELVLGASLIIVCLSIPLGVYSAIHPKSFFTKLVMAGSSIGISVPVFLTAIMLMYVFSIELGWLPSFGRGDTANWFGWESGFLTLDGLAHLVLPSIALASIMLPLFIRLVRSEMLEVLSSEYIKFGKAKGLALNKIYYQHALKNTMLPVLTVGGVQIGTMVAYTILTETVFQWPGTGFLFLEAINRVDTPLITAYVIFVGLIFVVTNTIVDLLYGIINPTVNITGKGA, encoded by the coding sequence ATGGTTACGTTTCTGGTCAAGCGCCTGTTTCAGGCACTGATAGTGATGTTTGTGATCAGTTTGGTGGCGTTTGCCATTCAGGATAACCTGGGCGACCCGTTGCGTGAGTTAGTCGGTCAATCTGTTTCAGAATCGGAGCGTCAAGCGCTGCGTGATGAACTCGGCTTAAATGATCCCTTCGTTACAAAATACACTCGCTTTATAGGCGCTGCTCTACAAGGCGATCTTGGTACTTCATATTTCTTTAAACGTCCTGCAGTGGATGTGATTTTAGATAAACTGGTCGCGACACTGGAACTGGTGTTGGGCGCTTCTCTGATCATTGTTTGTCTGTCGATCCCACTTGGTGTTTATTCTGCAATACATCCAAAAAGTTTCTTCACCAAACTCGTGATGGCGGGCAGTAGTATCGGCATCTCTGTGCCGGTTTTCTTAACCGCAATCATGCTGATGTATGTGTTCTCTATCGAACTCGGTTGGCTACCGTCATTCGGGCGGGGTGATACCGCAAACTGGTTTGGGTGGGAATCTGGCTTCTTAACGCTAGATGGCCTTGCGCACTTAGTGCTGCCGAGTATTGCTCTGGCATCTATCATGCTGCCGCTGTTCATTCGTCTAGTACGTTCTGAAATGCTCGAGGTTCTGAGCTCTGAATACATCAAGTTTGGTAAAGCAAAAGGCCTAGCGCTGAACAAGATTTACTACCAACACGCTTTGAAAAACACAATGCTGCCAGTACTAACAGTAGGTGGTGTTCAAATCGGTACCATGGTGGCTTACACCATTCTAACTGAAACTGTATTCCAATGGCCGGGTACCGGCTTCCTATTCCTTGAAGCGATTAACCGAGTGGATACTCCACTGATTACCGCATACGTTATCTTCGTTGGTCTGATCTTCGTAGTAACGAACACCATTGTTGACCTGCTTTACGGCATCATTAACCCAACCGTGAATATTACAGGGAAAGGAGCATAA
- a CDS encoding ABC transporter substrate-binding protein: protein MKTMKSKLAVALMAAGLSFSVAAADITVGYAADPVSLDPHEQLSGGTLQMSHMVFDPLVRFTQEMDFEGRLASSWERIDETTFRFNLRKGVKFHSGNELTADDVVWTFDRLQASPDFKSIFTPYEKMVKVDDYTVELVSKAAYPLVLQTATYIFPMDSKFYSGQTAEGKDKSELVKHGNSYASTNVSGTGPFIVTQREQGVKVTFERFNDYWDTESDGNVDKLTLVPIKEDATRVAALLSGDVDMIHPVAPNDHKRVKNAKNIDLVTLPGTRIITLQMNQNSNEALKDVRVRQAIVHAINNEGIVKKIMKGFATAAGQQSPTGYAGHNEELVPRYDLKKAKELMKEAGYEDGFTLTMAAPNNRYVNDAKVAQASAAMLSKIGIKVDLKTMPKAQYWPEFDLCSADMMMIGWHSDTEDSANFNEFLTMTRNEETGRGQYNCSGYSNPEMDAIVEASNTETDPVKRSKMLKGVEATLYNDAVFVPLHWQSEAWGAKSNVGAADIVNPMVMPYFGDLVVK from the coding sequence ATGAAAACCATGAAAAGCAAATTAGCAGTAGCTTTGATGGCAGCTGGCCTAAGCTTTAGTGTAGCAGCCGCAGATATTACTGTTGGCTACGCAGCTGACCCAGTATCACTTGACCCGCACGAGCAGTTGTCTGGTGGTACACTGCAAATGTCTCACATGGTGTTTGACCCTCTAGTACGTTTCACACAAGAGATGGATTTTGAAGGCCGCCTAGCATCGAGCTGGGAGCGTATTGATGAAACGACTTTCCGCTTCAACCTACGTAAAGGTGTGAAATTCCACTCTGGTAACGAACTGACTGCTGATGATGTTGTGTGGACTTTTGATCGTCTACAAGCCTCTCCAGACTTTAAGTCTATCTTCACGCCATACGAAAAAATGGTAAAAGTGGATGACTACACAGTTGAGCTAGTATCAAAAGCGGCTTACCCACTAGTACTACAAACAGCAACTTACATCTTCCCAATGGACAGCAAGTTCTACTCTGGTCAAACCGCGGAAGGGAAAGACAAGTCTGAACTAGTTAAGCACGGTAACTCGTACGCTTCGACTAACGTTTCAGGTACAGGCCCATTCATCGTAACGCAGCGTGAGCAAGGCGTAAAAGTAACGTTTGAGCGTTTCAACGATTACTGGGACACAGAGTCTGACGGCAACGTAGACAAGCTAACACTTGTGCCAATCAAAGAAGACGCAACGCGTGTAGCCGCGCTTCTTTCTGGTGACGTTGATATGATTCACCCAGTTGCACCAAACGATCATAAGCGTGTTAAGAATGCTAAGAACATCGATTTAGTAACGCTGCCTGGTACTCGTATCATTACGCTTCAAATGAACCAAAACAGCAACGAAGCGTTGAAAGACGTACGTGTTCGTCAAGCAATCGTTCATGCGATTAACAATGAAGGTATTGTTAAGAAAATCATGAAAGGTTTCGCGACAGCGGCTGGTCAGCAAAGTCCAACAGGTTACGCGGGTCACAACGAAGAGCTAGTGCCTCGTTACGACTTGAAAAAAGCGAAAGAGCTGATGAAAGAAGCGGGCTACGAAGATGGCTTTACACTAACTATGGCAGCACCAAACAACCGTTACGTGAACGATGCGAAAGTAGCGCAAGCGTCTGCGGCAATGCTGTCTAAGATTGGTATCAAAGTTGATCTTAAAACGATGCCTAAAGCACAGTACTGGCCTGAGTTTGACCTATGTTCAGCAGACATGATGATGATCGGTTGGCACTCAGATACCGAAGATTCAGCGAACTTCAACGAATTCCTAACAATGACTCGTAACGAAGAGACTGGTCGTGGTCAATACAACTGTTCTGGCTACTCAAACCCTGAAATGGATGCAATTGTAGAAGCTTCTAACACTGAAACTGACCCGGTTAAACGCTCTAAGATGTTGAAAGGTGTTGAAGCAACACTTTACAACGATGCGGTATTCGTACCTCTACACTGGCAGAGTGAAGCGTGGGGCGCGAAGTCTAACGTAGGTGCCGCTGATATAGTAAACCCAATGGTTATGCCTTACTTTGGCGACCTAGTTGTAAAATAA
- a CDS encoding dipeptide ABC transporter ATP-binding protein, with translation MSLLEVKNLRIEYPSRHGVHAAVKSLSFSIERGEIVGVVGESGAGKSTVGNAVIDLLSPPGRIASGEVFLDGEKVSGLSPEQMRSVRGSKIGFIFQDPMTSLNPLFTVEQQLKETIHANMKVSDQEAYQRSLDLMNQVGIPQPENRLKQYPHQFSGGMRQRVVIAIALAGEPDLIIADEPTTALDVSIQDQILGLIRELCIKKNVGCMLVTHDMGVVSNVTDRVAVMYRGDLVEFGPTAKVLGTPEHPYTHSLISAVPRSDRKLDRFPTVSYIEEAQEMAPLDVKNHWLGQSQDHRDYTGPLLNVENVNLRFTTKDSFFESRREYVQASNNVSFEVHEGETFGLVGESGSGKSTIARVIAGLYAPNSGKVTFEGIDLTGLKSEKERRPMRRQMQMVFQNPYTSMNPRMKIFDIIAEPIRFHKLTRNENETRQIVNDLLDHVGLGRMSGVKYPHEFSGGQRQRISIARALATRPRLLICDEPTSALDVSVQAQILNLLKDLQDELNLTMLFISHDLPVIRQMCDRVGVMQMGELLEVAPTEQLFQSPQHEYSKHLISLMPEFTGLREEKAVAQAAT, from the coding sequence ATGTCACTTTTAGAAGTAAAAAATCTTCGTATCGAATACCCATCTCGTCATGGAGTTCACGCCGCAGTTAAATCACTCTCGTTCAGTATTGAACGTGGTGAGATTGTTGGTGTTGTAGGCGAGTCAGGTGCAGGTAAATCAACAGTAGGTAATGCTGTGATCGATTTGCTGAGCCCTCCCGGCCGCATTGCTAGCGGCGAGGTATTTCTGGATGGCGAAAAAGTCTCAGGTCTATCTCCTGAACAGATGCGTTCTGTTCGCGGCTCAAAGATTGGTTTTATCTTCCAAGATCCAATGACGTCTCTAAACCCTCTATTCACCGTAGAGCAGCAGTTAAAAGAGACGATTCATGCCAACATGAAGGTTTCAGATCAAGAAGCCTACCAGCGCTCATTAGACTTGATGAACCAAGTGGGTATCCCGCAACCAGAAAATCGTTTAAAGCAATACCCACACCAATTCTCTGGTGGTATGCGTCAGCGTGTGGTTATCGCGATCGCCTTGGCAGGTGAACCTGACCTTATCATCGCAGATGAACCAACAACGGCACTGGATGTGTCAATCCAAGACCAAATCTTGGGCTTGATTCGCGAGCTATGTATTAAGAAAAACGTGGGTTGCATGTTAGTCACGCACGACATGGGCGTAGTATCTAACGTTACTGATCGCGTAGCCGTCATGTATCGTGGTGATTTAGTTGAGTTTGGCCCAACAGCGAAAGTTCTGGGTACTCCTGAGCACCCCTACACACACAGTCTTATTTCAGCGGTTCCGCGTTCAGATCGTAAACTCGATCGTTTCCCCACAGTGAGTTACATCGAAGAAGCGCAAGAGATGGCACCACTTGATGTGAAAAACCACTGGTTAGGTCAAAGCCAAGATCATCGTGATTACACTGGTCCACTGCTGAACGTTGAAAACGTAAACTTGCGCTTCACCACCAAAGACTCATTCTTTGAGAGCCGTCGTGAGTACGTTCAAGCGTCAAACAACGTCAGCTTTGAAGTACATGAAGGTGAAACGTTTGGTCTAGTAGGTGAATCAGGTTCAGGTAAATCAACGATTGCTCGTGTTATTGCCGGTTTGTACGCACCAAACTCAGGTAAAGTGACTTTTGAAGGGATTGATCTGACAGGACTTAAGTCTGAGAAAGAGCGTCGTCCAATGCGTCGCCAAATGCAGATGGTTTTCCAAAACCCATACACATCAATGAACCCTCGAATGAAAATATTCGACATCATTGCGGAACCTATCCGATTCCATAAGCTGACTCGTAACGAGAATGAAACTCGTCAGATCGTGAACGACCTGCTTGATCACGTTGGTTTAGGCAGGATGTCAGGGGTGAAGTACCCGCACGAATTCTCAGGTGGCCAACGTCAGCGTATCTCTATTGCTCGCGCTCTGGCAACTCGTCCTCGTCTATTAATTTGTGATGAACCTACCTCTGCGCTGGATGTGTCAGTACAGGCTCAGATCCTTAATCTATTGAAAGACCTGCAAGACGAGCTCAACCTAACCATGCTGTTCATCAGTCACGATTTACCAGTTATTCGCCAAATGTGTGATCGTGTTGGCGTGATGCAAATGGGGGAATTACTGGAAGTGGCGCCAACAGAGCAGCTGTTCCAATCGCCTCAACATGAATACAGCAAACACCTAATTTCTTTAATGCCTGAATTTACGGGTTTAAGAGAAGAAAAAGCAGTGGCACAAGCCGCAACATAA
- a CDS encoding c-type cytochrome, protein MDMSRRILSVVIAVLTFSTGAMASGLSEAEQDIIAERIKPVGQVYLVGSEPVAAEPTGPRDGATVYGTFCIACHASGVSGAPKKGDAGDWGPRIAQGRDILADHAINGFNAMPAKGSCMDCSDDEIKDAIEHMIAGL, encoded by the coding sequence ATGGATATGTCTCGTCGAATTTTAAGCGTTGTCATCGCAGTTTTAACCTTTTCAACTGGCGCAATGGCTTCAGGCCTAAGCGAAGCAGAGCAAGATATAATTGCAGAACGCATCAAGCCAGTTGGTCAAGTATACCTAGTCGGCAGTGAGCCAGTAGCCGCAGAACCAACAGGCCCTCGCGACGGCGCAACCGTTTATGGTACTTTTTGTATCGCTTGTCACGCATCTGGCGTAAGTGGCGCACCTAAGAAAGGTGATGCGGGAGACTGGGGGCCTAGAATTGCTCAGGGTCGCGACATTCTAGCAGACCATGCAATCAACGGCTTTAATGCAATGCCAGCGAAAGGTTCATGTATGGATTGTTCAGACGACGAAATCAAAGATGCTATCGAGCACATGATTGCCGGTCTGTAA
- the rep gene encoding DNA helicase Rep, translated as MKLNPRQDEAVKYVSGPCLVLAGAGSGKTRVITNKIAYLVQECGYKARNIAAVTFTNKAAREMKERVGQTLGKGESKGLIVSTFHTMGLTIIRREYKALGLKAGFSLFDDQDQLALLKELTERQIDGDKDLLRALMSTISNWKNDMLTPDQAKARAQGEQEQLFAFCFEMYQKQMKAYNALDFDDLIAMPVLLLKTNQEVRERWQSRIRYLLVDEYQDTNTSQYELVRLLVGERGRLTVVGDDDQSIYSWRGAKPQNLVLLGEDYPNLRLIKLEQNYRSTSRILRAANILIANNPHVYEKSLFSEIPDGEKLKVLNAKNEEHEAERITGEIIAHKFLNRTEYKDYAVLYRGNHQSRLIEKALMQNRVPYKISGGTSFFARAEIKDIMAYLRVLVNPDDDNAFLRIVNTPRREIGPVTLEKLGSYANMRGKSLFEASFEMGLEQTLTGRGLENLRRFSDWIVRISDNAERGNTVEAVRSLVRDINYEDWLYETSASPKAAEMRMKNVSDLYSWIVADLEGDNYDKEEKTLREVVQRLTLRDMMERGEDDDDADQVQLMTLHASKGLEFPYVFLMGAEEGILPHQTSVDEGNVEEERRLMYVGITRAQKELTFTKCRERRQYGELIKPTQSRFLDELPYDDVEWESVKKPQSAEERMEKGQAHIANIRAMFNKK; from the coding sequence ATGAAACTGAACCCAAGACAAGATGAAGCCGTGAAGTATGTTTCAGGCCCCTGCTTAGTATTAGCGGGGGCTGGATCAGGCAAAACACGTGTTATCACCAATAAAATTGCTTATCTGGTTCAGGAGTGTGGTTACAAGGCGCGTAATATTGCGGCGGTGACCTTTACTAATAAAGCAGCTCGCGAGATGAAAGAACGTGTTGGGCAAACGCTGGGTAAGGGCGAATCGAAAGGGCTGATTGTTTCGACCTTTCATACCATGGGCTTAACCATCATTCGTCGTGAATACAAAGCACTGGGTCTAAAAGCGGGCTTTTCTCTGTTTGATGACCAAGACCAGCTAGCTTTGTTAAAAGAGCTAACAGAGAGGCAGATCGATGGTGATAAGGATCTGCTGCGCGCATTGATGAGTACCATTTCGAACTGGAAAAACGACATGCTAACGCCAGATCAGGCGAAAGCGCGCGCTCAAGGCGAACAGGAGCAGTTGTTTGCTTTCTGCTTTGAGATGTACCAAAAACAGATGAAGGCCTATAACGCACTTGATTTTGATGATTTGATCGCGATGCCTGTACTGTTGTTAAAAACCAATCAAGAAGTTCGTGAGCGTTGGCAGTCACGTATCCGCTATTTACTTGTTGATGAATATCAAGATACCAATACCAGCCAATATGAATTGGTACGATTGTTGGTTGGTGAAAGAGGACGTCTTACGGTAGTAGGTGATGACGACCAATCCATTTACTCGTGGCGTGGCGCAAAACCGCAAAACTTGGTGCTGCTTGGTGAGGATTACCCTAATCTGCGTTTGATCAAGCTAGAGCAAAACTACCGCTCAACCAGCCGAATCTTGCGTGCGGCGAACATCTTGATCGCCAATAACCCGCACGTGTATGAGAAGTCACTGTTCTCTGAGATCCCTGATGGTGAAAAGCTCAAGGTATTGAATGCCAAGAATGAAGAGCACGAAGCCGAACGTATTACCGGTGAGATCATTGCACACAAATTTTTGAACCGCACAGAATACAAAGATTATGCGGTGCTTTACCGGGGTAACCACCAATCTCGCCTGATTGAAAAAGCCTTGATGCAAAACCGTGTGCCTTACAAGATCTCTGGAGGCACCTCTTTCTTCGCTAGAGCAGAGATAAAAGACATCATGGCTTATCTGCGTGTGTTGGTGAACCCAGATGATGACAACGCCTTCCTACGTATTGTAAACACGCCGCGTCGCGAAATTGGCCCGGTTACGCTTGAGAAATTAGGCAGCTACGCCAACATGCGTGGCAAAAGCCTATTTGAAGCCAGCTTTGAGATGGGCTTGGAGCAAACATTGACTGGCCGTGGTTTAGAAAATCTGCGTCGTTTCAGTGATTGGATCGTTCGTATCTCGGATAACGCCGAGCGTGGTAACACCGTGGAAGCGGTTCGTTCTTTGGTGCGCGATATTAATTACGAAGATTGGTTATACGAAACCTCGGCAAGCCCTAAAGCCGCGGAAATGAGAATGAAAAACGTCTCTGACCTTTATAGTTGGATTGTGGCTGACTTAGAAGGTGACAATTATGATAAAGAAGAAAAAACGCTAAGAGAAGTCGTTCAGCGCTTAACGTTGCGCGACATGATGGAACGTGGAGAAGATGACGATGATGCTGACCAAGTACAGTTAATGACACTTCACGCATCGAAAGGCTTGGAGTTTCCATATGTATTTTTAATGGGAGCGGAAGAGGGCATTTTACCTCACCAAACCAGTGTTGATGAAGGCAATGTAGAAGAAGAGCGTCGTCTTATGTATGTAGGCATTACTCGAGCACAAAAAGAGCTAACTTTTACTAAGTGTCGTGAACGCCGTCAGTATGGTGAATTGATAAAGCCAACCCAAAGCCGCTTTCTTGATGAGTTGCCGTATGATGATGTTGAGTGGGAAAGCGTCAAGAAACCTCAATCTGCTGAAGAAAGGATGGAAAAAGGGCAGGCGCACATTGCCAATATTCGTGCGATGTTCAACAAGAAGTAA
- a CDS encoding TetR/AcrR family transcriptional regulator gives MTAHTPQDKRQQILSAAEKLIAEVGFQGLSMQKLAKEAGVAAGTIYRYFDDKDHLIDDVRVLVTQRVADAVQKGVNDSDPIKQRYRTMWLNIWSLSGTNLAAIKNQVQYDSLPVTNSQDFRELERKMFAQVELLFNEGKERGLFKPLDNEVLSGLSLAASVSLARKHSLGFYQLDEAALEAAIEACWDAIIKH, from the coding sequence ATGACAGCTCATACACCTCAGGATAAACGCCAACAAATACTTTCTGCCGCTGAAAAGCTAATTGCAGAGGTCGGCTTTCAAGGCCTCTCAATGCAAAAATTAGCGAAAGAAGCAGGAGTAGCTGCAGGCACTATCTACCGCTACTTCGATGATAAAGACCACTTGATAGATGATGTTCGAGTGCTCGTAACTCAACGAGTAGCGGATGCTGTTCAAAAAGGGGTTAATGATTCGGATCCAATAAAGCAACGCTATAGAACCATGTGGTTAAACATATGGAGCTTATCGGGAACGAATTTAGCCGCGATTAAAAATCAGGTTCAATATGACTCTTTACCCGTGACAAATAGCCAAGACTTCAGGGAACTAGAACGTAAAATGTTTGCCCAAGTTGAGCTGCTATTTAATGAGGGCAAAGAGCGAGGGTTATTTAAACCACTTGATAATGAAGTATTAAGTGGCTTGAGCTTAGCAGCTAGTGTCTCGCTAGCACGTAAGCATTCTTTAGGATTTTACCAACTTGACGAGGCTGCACTAGAAGCGGCAATAGAAGCCTGTTGGGATGCAATAATTAAACACTAG
- a CDS encoding efflux RND transporter periplasmic adaptor subunit: MKKWTFFMLLIAVLLFGSVIGFNMFKQQKIAEFMANRPEPEFPVTVTEVQPIDWVPVIEAIGFIEPNQGVTLANETSGVIDQISFESGTEVKNGQQLVRLDSGVEKANLKSSEARLPAAKAKYKRYQGLFKKGSISKEAYDEAEANYFSLSADIESLKASIERREIRAPFDGTVGIRNVYLGQYLQSGTDIVRLEDTSVMRLRFTVSQTDISRINVGQAIDIFVDAYPETPFEGSISAIEPAVSIQSGLIQVQADIPNNDGKLRSGMFARANIILPKLENQVTLPQTAITFTLYGDNVYIITEEDGVQRVAQHVVKVGERTADIAHILEGVKAGDTVVTSGQVRLSNGAKVKIVESDAITPPSETPKL, from the coding sequence ATGAAAAAGTGGACTTTCTTCATGTTACTCATCGCTGTACTTCTTTTCGGCAGCGTTATTGGGTTTAACATGTTCAAACAACAAAAAATTGCTGAGTTTATGGCCAACCGTCCTGAGCCAGAGTTTCCAGTAACGGTAACTGAAGTTCAGCCGATCGACTGGGTTCCGGTGATTGAGGCAATCGGCTTCATTGAACCAAACCAAGGTGTCACTCTAGCAAACGAAACCAGTGGTGTTATTGATCAAATTTCCTTCGAGTCAGGTACTGAAGTTAAGAATGGTCAACAACTGGTTCGCCTTGACTCAGGTGTGGAAAAAGCAAATCTAAAGAGCTCTGAAGCTCGTTTGCCTGCTGCTAAAGCAAAATACAAGCGCTACCAAGGTCTATTCAAAAAAGGCTCTATCTCTAAAGAAGCATACGATGAAGCAGAAGCGAACTACTTCTCTCTATCTGCTGATATTGAAAGCCTAAAAGCATCGATTGAGCGTCGTGAAATCCGCGCACCGTTTGATGGCACTGTCGGTATCCGTAATGTGTACTTAGGTCAATACCTGCAATCGGGTACGGATATTGTTCGCTTAGAAGACACCAGTGTAATGCGCCTGCGCTTCACGGTTTCTCAAACTGATATATCTCGCATCAACGTTGGCCAAGCGATCGACATCTTTGTTGATGCTTACCCTGAAACACCTTTTGAAGGCTCTATCAGTGCTATTGAACCTGCAGTAAGTATCCAAAGTGGTCTTATTCAAGTTCAGGCAGACATTCCAAACAATGATGGCAAGCTTCGTAGCGGCATGTTCGCTCGCGCTAACATCATTTTACCTAAATTAGAGAACCAAGTAACTCTGCCTCAAACAGCCATTACTTTTACTCTATACGGCGACAATGTTTATATCATAACTGAAGAAGATGGGGTTCAACGTGTTGCTCAACATGTTGTAAAAGTAGGCGAACGTACCGCTGATATCGCTCATATTCTTGAGGGTGTGAAAGCCGGTGATACGGTTGTCACTTCAGGCCAAGTACGTCTAAGTAATGGTGCCAAAGTTAAGATTGTTGAAAGTGATGCCATCACTCCACCATCTGAAACACCTAAGCTGTAA